One region of Mycolicibacterium lutetiense genomic DNA includes:
- the mftC gene encoding mycofactocin radical SAM maturase (MftC is a radical SAM/SPASM enzyme that catalyzes the first two steps in biosynthesis of the electron carrier mycofactocin from the terminal Val-Tyr dipeptide of the precursor peptide MftA.) — MTSVAPARTPVPRLVEQFEHGLDAPICLTWELTYACNLACVHCLSSSGKRDPRELSTQQCKDIIDELERMQVFYVNIGGGEPTVRPDFWELVDYATEHHVGVKFSTNGVRITPEVAAKLAASDYVDVQISLDGANAEVNDAVRGKGSFDMAVRALENLAAAGFSDAKISVVVTRHNVDQLDEFKALADRYGATLRITRLRPSGRGADVWDELHPTPDQQRQLYNWLVARGERVLTGDSFFHLSGLGEPGALAGLNLCGAGRVVCLIDPVGDVYACPFAIHDKFLAGNILEDTGFGAGFQNVWQNSPLFRELREPQSAGACSGCGHYDACRGGCMAAKFFTGLPMDGPDPECVEGWGEPALAAERIKPKPSGDHSRGTKQGPVALKLLTMPPARICNESPV, encoded by the coding sequence ATGACTTCTGTTGCGCCCGCGCGCACGCCTGTTCCAAGGCTCGTCGAGCAGTTCGAACACGGACTCGACGCCCCGATCTGCCTGACCTGGGAGCTCACCTACGCCTGCAACCTGGCTTGCGTGCACTGCCTGTCCTCTTCGGGTAAGCGCGATCCGCGCGAACTGTCCACCCAGCAGTGCAAGGACATCATCGACGAGCTGGAACGCATGCAGGTGTTCTATGTGAACATCGGTGGTGGCGAACCGACTGTGCGCCCGGACTTCTGGGAACTGGTCGACTACGCGACCGAGCATCACGTCGGGGTCAAGTTCTCCACCAACGGGGTGCGCATCACGCCCGAGGTGGCCGCGAAACTCGCTGCCAGCGACTACGTCGACGTGCAGATCTCCCTGGACGGCGCCAATGCCGAGGTCAACGACGCGGTGCGTGGCAAGGGCTCATTCGACATGGCCGTGCGCGCGCTGGAAAACCTTGCCGCCGCAGGCTTTTCCGATGCCAAGATCTCGGTGGTGGTGACCCGCCACAACGTCGACCAGCTCGACGAGTTCAAGGCGCTGGCCGACCGCTACGGTGCCACGCTGCGGATCACCCGGCTGCGCCCGTCGGGCCGGGGCGCCGACGTCTGGGACGAGCTGCACCCCACCCCGGACCAGCAGCGCCAGCTGTACAACTGGTTGGTCGCCCGCGGTGAGCGGGTGCTGACCGGTGACTCGTTCTTCCACCTGTCGGGCCTGGGCGAGCCCGGCGCGCTGGCCGGGCTGAACCTGTGTGGTGCCGGCCGAGTGGTGTGCCTGATCGATCCGGTGGGCGACGTCTATGCCTGCCCGTTCGCCATCCACGACAAGTTCCTCGCCGGAAACATCCTGGAAGACACCGGCTTTGGCGCCGGATTCCAGAACGTCTGGCAGAACTCCCCGTTGTTCCGCGAGCTGCGCGAGCCTCAGTCGGCCGGCGCCTGCAGTGGCTGCGGGCACTACGACGCCTGCCGCGGCGGCTGCATGGCGGCCAAGTTCTTCACCGGTCTGCCGATGGACGGGCCGGACCCCGAGTGTGTCGAAGGCTGGGGTGAGCCGGCCCTGGCGGCCGAGCGCATCAAACCCAAGCCCAGCGGGGATCACTCCCGCGGCACCAAGCAGGGCCCGGTGGCACTGAAGTTGCTGACCATGCCGCCCGCCCGAATCTGTAACGAAAGTCCGGTGTAA
- the mftA gene encoding mycofactocin precursor MftA (Mycofactocin is a small molecule electron carrier derived from the final two amino acids, Val-Tyr, of MftA, the mycofactocin precursor. It plays a role in redox homeostasis and the metabolism of alcohols and aldehydes in Actinobacteria, including Mycobacterium tuberculosis.): MDQNPQAETETQLVTETLVEEVSIDGMCGVY, from the coding sequence ATGGATCAAAACCCGCAGGCAGAAACCGAAACCCAGCTCGTCACCGAGACGCTCGTCGAAGAGGTCTCGATCGACGGTATGTGCGGGGTTTACTGA
- a CDS encoding VOC family protein: protein MINSHDPLTVLSGDDHPVSPDPAFAARLRARLESALTLPDHTEGVDMSGTETAIAELNQPTAAPVAPRSAVVAYLTVPDARAAIAWYIDALGAVQVGEPIVMDDGRIGHAELALAGGVFYLADEYPEIGLKGPTPQANSVSLMLEVPDTDTALERARMLGAQVQREPYENYGTRNAAIIDPSGHRWMLSGPVTGAGVPIQHGDVGYVSVWAPDAERAAAFYGHVLGWTYDAVTGQVTNTRQPIGIFGVAGPGNLFCCYAVTDLDGARQAILAGGGQPGQTREFDFGTVLDATDPAGTPFAVFLPAPGTPRPDLNGAGPGELSYLTYEAPDAAAFKAFYSRLFFWTFEPGRVADGWGVQGSQPMSGMAGGGARAVAVPMWTVADIDAAVARVIGAGGTVLQQPSRQPYGLMAECTDDQGGRFYLGQF from the coding sequence GTGATCAACAGCCACGATCCGTTGACCGTGCTGAGCGGCGACGACCACCCGGTATCCCCCGACCCGGCGTTCGCGGCCCGGCTGCGCGCGCGGCTGGAATCGGCCCTCACCCTTCCCGACCACACCGAAGGAGTCGACATGAGTGGAACCGAAACTGCCATCGCCGAACTGAACCAGCCGACCGCTGCGCCGGTGGCCCCACGATCTGCCGTCGTGGCCTACTTGACCGTTCCCGATGCCCGGGCCGCGATCGCCTGGTACATCGATGCGCTCGGTGCAGTTCAGGTCGGTGAGCCGATCGTCATGGACGACGGCCGCATCGGCCATGCCGAGCTCGCACTGGCCGGCGGCGTGTTCTACCTGGCCGACGAGTATCCCGAGATCGGCCTTAAAGGACCCACACCACAGGCGAATTCGGTGAGCTTGATGCTGGAAGTACCCGACACCGACACCGCCCTGGAGCGGGCTCGCATGCTGGGTGCGCAGGTGCAGCGGGAACCGTACGAGAACTACGGCACCCGCAACGCGGCGATCATCGACCCGTCCGGCCACCGCTGGATGCTGTCCGGGCCGGTCACCGGGGCCGGCGTGCCCATCCAGCACGGCGACGTCGGGTACGTCTCGGTCTGGGCCCCCGATGCCGAACGTGCCGCAGCCTTCTACGGCCACGTGCTGGGTTGGACCTACGACGCCGTCACCGGCCAGGTCACCAACACGCGACAGCCCATCGGCATCTTCGGCGTCGCAGGCCCCGGCAACCTGTTCTGCTGCTATGCGGTGACCGATCTGGACGGGGCCCGCCAGGCGATCCTGGCCGGTGGTGGCCAACCCGGCCAGACCCGGGAATTCGACTTCGGCACCGTGCTGGACGCCACCGATCCGGCCGGCACACCGTTCGCGGTGTTCCTGCCCGCTCCGGGCACGCCGCGACCGGACCTGAACGGCGCAGGGCCAGGCGAACTTTCGTACCTCACCTACGAGGCACCTGACGCGGCGGCGTTCAAGGCGTTCTACAGCCGGCTGTTCTTCTGGACCTTCGAACCCGGCCGAGTCGCCGACGGGTGGGGCGTGCAGGGCAGTCAGCCGATGTCGGGGATGGCCGGCGGCGGCGCACGTGCCGTAGCCGTACCGATGTGGACGGTCGCCGATATCGACGCCGCGGTCGCCCGCGTCATTGGGGCCGGCGGCACCGTGCTGCAGCAGCCGTCACGACAGCCCTACGGATTGATGGCCGAGTGCACCGACGACCAGGGTGGCCGGTTCTACCTCGGCCAGTTCTAG
- a CDS encoding RNA polymerase sigma factor produces MSAETDAPRALLRCYDEALPAVYGYFVRRCGDRGTAEDLTSETFLAAMDAARRPSPPPISVAWLIGVARHKLADHYRRRHDRFTVPVAELPEPVDPADDWDAELDRIVAESVLARLPEQHRTVLALRYLDDRSVPECAELIGRTVHATEALLVRARRAFRAQYPTPEGGTS; encoded by the coding sequence GTGAGCGCCGAAACAGACGCTCCGCGGGCGCTGCTGAGGTGCTACGACGAGGCCCTGCCGGCGGTGTACGGCTACTTCGTACGCCGGTGCGGCGACCGCGGAACCGCCGAGGACCTGACGTCGGAGACGTTCCTGGCCGCCATGGACGCGGCCCGCAGACCGTCGCCGCCACCGATCTCGGTGGCCTGGTTGATCGGGGTGGCCAGGCACAAGCTCGCCGACCACTACCGCCGCCGCCACGACCGGTTCACCGTGCCGGTGGCCGAACTACCCGAACCCGTCGACCCGGCCGATGACTGGGATGCCGAGCTGGATCGCATTGTCGCCGAATCGGTTTTGGCTCGGCTACCCGAACAGCACCGCACCGTGCTCGCCCTGCGCTACCTCGACGACCGCTCGGTGCCCGAGTGCGCGGAGTTGATCGGCCGCACAGTGCACGCCACCGAGGCCCTGCTGGTCCGGGCCCGCCGCGCCTTCAGAGCGCAGTACCCGACACCGGAAGGAGGGACGTCGTGA
- the mftD gene encoding pre-mycofactocin synthase MftD (MftD, an enzyme found in the mycofactocin biosynthesis locus, performs an oxidative deamination of 3-amino-5-[(p-hydroxyphenyl)methyl]-4,4-dimethyl-2-pyrrolidinone (AHDP). The resulting compound, now called pre-mycofactocin (PMFT), is a biologically active redox cofactor that can oxidize the non-exchangeable NADH of TIGR03971 family SDR-type oxidoreductases.) — MARDTWFETVAIAQQRAKKRLPKSAYSSLISASEKGVTVTDNVESFAELGFAPHVVGATEKREMATTVMGQDISMPVIISPTGVQAVDPDGEVAVARAAAARGTAMGLSSFASKPMEEVTAVNDKIFFQIYWLGSRDEIAERVQRAKDAGAVGLIATTDWSFSHGRDWGSPKIPERMDLKQIIKMSPEVLTKPRWLWSFGKHLRPPDLRVPNQGRAGEPGPTFFEAYGQWMGTPPPTWEDIAWLREQWGDAPFLLKGMVRVDDAKRAVDAGVSAITVSNHGGNNLDGTPASIRCLPAIADAVGDQVEVLLDGGIRRGSDVVKAVALGARAVMIGRAYLWGLAANGQAGVENVLDILSGGIDSALRGLGKSSIHDLTPDDILVPEGFTRVLGVPRTGA, encoded by the coding sequence ATGGCTCGTGATACCTGGTTCGAGACCGTCGCCATCGCCCAGCAACGGGCGAAGAAGCGGCTCCCCAAGTCTGCCTACTCATCGCTGATCTCCGCCAGCGAAAAGGGCGTGACGGTCACCGACAATGTCGAGTCGTTCGCCGAGCTCGGTTTCGCACCGCACGTGGTGGGTGCCACCGAGAAGCGTGAGATGGCGACAACCGTGATGGGCCAAGACATTTCGATGCCGGTCATCATTTCGCCGACCGGAGTGCAGGCCGTCGACCCCGACGGTGAGGTGGCCGTGGCCCGGGCGGCGGCGGCACGGGGCACCGCCATGGGGCTGTCCTCGTTCGCCAGCAAGCCGATGGAAGAAGTCACCGCCGTCAACGACAAGATCTTCTTCCAGATCTACTGGCTCGGGTCCCGCGACGAGATCGCCGAGCGGGTGCAGCGGGCCAAGGACGCCGGCGCCGTCGGGCTCATCGCCACGACCGACTGGAGCTTCTCCCACGGCCGCGACTGGGGTAGCCCGAAGATCCCGGAGCGTATGGATCTCAAGCAGATCATCAAGATGTCCCCGGAGGTGCTCACCAAACCGCGCTGGCTGTGGAGCTTCGGTAAGCACCTGCGTCCGCCGGACCTGCGGGTGCCGAACCAGGGCCGGGCCGGCGAGCCCGGGCCGACCTTCTTCGAGGCCTACGGGCAGTGGATGGGCACGCCGCCCCCGACCTGGGAGGACATCGCCTGGCTGCGTGAGCAGTGGGGCGACGCGCCGTTCCTGCTCAAGGGCATGGTGCGTGTCGACGACGCCAAACGTGCCGTGGATGCGGGTGTTTCGGCGATCACGGTGTCCAACCACGGCGGCAACAACCTAGACGGCACCCCGGCGTCGATCCGCTGCCTGCCCGCCATCGCCGATGCGGTGGGCGATCAGGTCGAGGTTTTGCTGGACGGCGGGATCCGCCGGGGCAGCGATGTCGTCAAGGCCGTGGCGCTGGGCGCCCGGGCCGTCATGATCGGACGCGCCTATCTGTGGGGCCTCGCCGCCAACGGCCAGGCGGGTGTCGAGAATGTGTTGGACATCCTCAGCGGTGGCATCGACTCCGCGTTGCGCGGGTTGGGCAAGTCCTCGATCCACGACCTGACACCCGACGACATCCTGGTCCCGGAAGGCTTCACCCGAGTGCTCGGTGTGCCGCGAACCGGCGCCTGA
- the mftR gene encoding mycofactocin system transcriptional regulator (MftR, the mycofactocin system transcriptional regulator, is an uncharacterized TetR family DNA-binding transcription factor. Its role is inferred by context. It occurs as part of the biosynthesis locus for mycofactocin, a partially characterized electron carrier derived from the terminal Val-Tyr dipeptide of the precursor peptide MftA, through a radical SAM enzyme-mediated process.), whose protein sequence is MQQASGPRVGRRPSTTQDHITDVALELFAAHGFDEVSVDDVAKASGIARRTLFRYYSSKNAIPWGDFDAHLQHLRDLLAALSTEIPLAEALREALLSFNTYDAQEMAQHRRRMRVILETAGLQAYSMTMYAGWREVIATYVAQRIGATPGDLMPQTVGWLMLGVALSAYEHWLADESVALAGAIAEAFELARPGLEALPADT, encoded by the coding sequence ATGCAGCAGGCGTCCGGGCCCCGTGTCGGTCGGCGTCCGTCCACCACGCAGGACCACATCACCGACGTCGCACTGGAACTGTTCGCCGCCCACGGCTTCGACGAGGTCAGTGTCGACGACGTGGCCAAAGCCTCCGGCATCGCGCGACGCACGCTGTTCCGCTACTACTCCTCCAAGAACGCCATCCCCTGGGGAGACTTCGACGCGCACCTGCAGCACCTGCGCGACCTACTCGCCGCGCTGAGCACCGAGATCCCGCTGGCCGAAGCACTGCGCGAAGCGCTGCTGTCGTTCAACACCTACGACGCCCAGGAGATGGCCCAACACCGCCGGCGCATGCGCGTCATCCTGGAAACCGCGGGGCTGCAGGCGTATTCGATGACGATGTACGCCGGCTGGCGTGAGGTCATCGCGACCTACGTGGCACAACGCATCGGCGCGACCCCCGGCGACCTGATGCCGCAGACCGTGGGCTGGCTCATGCTGGGCGTCGCGCTGTCGGCCTATGAGCACTGGCTAGCCGATGAGTCGGTCGCACTGGCCGGCGCCATTGCCGAAGCCTTCGAGCTGGCGCGGCCCGGCCTGGAAGCCCTGCCCGCCGACACCTGA
- the mftB gene encoding mycofactocin biosynthesis chaperone MftB (MftB, a small protein, is a peptide chaperone that assists the radical SAM enzyme MftC in performing two modifications to the C-terminal Val-Tyr dipeptide of the mycofactocin precursor peptide, MftA. MftB's role is analogous to the role of PqqD in the biosynthesis of PQQ, a cofactor that derives entirely from a Tyr and a Glu in the precursor PqqA.) → MSTQVADTAAQTGVVFDPDSSWRLHHQVAVRPEPFGALLYHFGTRKLSFLKNRTVVEVVNALADHPDARSACRAVGIADADQGPYLHALSVLVSSKMLIPGNPQ, encoded by the coding sequence GTGTCCACACAGGTCGCCGATACGGCTGCGCAAACCGGCGTGGTCTTCGACCCGGACTCCAGCTGGCGGTTACACCACCAGGTGGCGGTGCGGCCGGAGCCGTTCGGCGCCCTGCTGTATCACTTCGGAACCCGCAAGCTGTCGTTTCTGAAGAACCGGACGGTCGTCGAGGTGGTCAACGCTCTGGCGGATCACCCCGACGCCCGGTCCGCATGTCGCGCGGTCGGCATCGCCGACGCCGACCAAGGCCCCTACCTCCACGCGCTGAGCGTGCTGGTGTCCTCGAAGATGCTCATCCCCGGGAATCCACAATGA
- the mftE gene encoding mycofactocin biosynthesis peptidyl-dipeptidase MftE — MNSAYHRHVAFPSGLGNSTSKQLHSLSPMLMVPVGSTEQHGPHLPLDTDTRIAAAVAHALLDHVDGDWVVAPPVCYGASGEHEGFPGTVSIGTPALRSLLLEYGRSASSWASRLVFVNGHGGNIEALVAAVSLLREEGRDAGWVPCTAAGADAHAGHTETSVLLHISPGDVAAGYLTPGNTAPLAELMPAMRSGGIAAVSEVGVLGDPTTATAAEGERIFAEMVNGSAGRIRRWEPGRNGLLT, encoded by the coding sequence GTGAATTCGGCCTACCATCGGCACGTGGCTTTTCCCAGCGGGCTCGGGAACTCAACGTCGAAGCAGCTACACAGCCTGTCGCCAATGTTGATGGTCCCCGTGGGCTCTACCGAGCAACATGGCCCGCACCTGCCCCTGGATACCGACACACGTATCGCCGCCGCCGTTGCGCACGCCCTGCTCGATCACGTCGACGGTGACTGGGTGGTCGCGCCGCCGGTCTGCTATGGCGCCAGCGGCGAGCACGAGGGGTTTCCCGGCACGGTGTCGATCGGCACCCCGGCGCTGCGATCGTTGCTGCTGGAGTACGGACGTTCTGCATCGAGCTGGGCGTCGCGACTGGTCTTCGTCAATGGCCACGGGGGGAATATCGAGGCGCTGGTCGCTGCGGTGTCCCTGTTGCGCGAGGAGGGCCGCGACGCCGGTTGGGTTCCGTGCACGGCCGCGGGCGCCGATGCACACGCGGGGCATACCGAAACATCTGTATTGCTACATATTTCGCCCGGCGACGTCGCCGCCGGATATCTGACTCCGGGAAACACCGCCCCACTGGCCGAGCTCATGCCGGCGATGCGCAGTGGCGGGATCGCGGCGGTCAGCGAAGTCGGCGTACTGGGTGACCCGACTACCGCCACGGCCGCCGAGGGGGAGCGTATCTTTGCTGAGATGGTCAACGGCTCTGCCGGTCGGATACGGCGGTGGGAGCCGGGCCGGAACGGATTGCTGACATGA